From Pseudomonas arsenicoxydans:
CAGTAAAGGCAACCCGCAGATGCACGTGATGTTCCTCGACGACGGCATCATGTACCGCGCCATCGCCATGGGCCTGTGCGACAAACTCCAGGACAGCGCGCCACTGGCGCAGATTCCGGCCAAGGGGCGGATCAAGGATCAAGCGGTGGCGGTCAGCCTCGGGGTGACCGGGCTGGCGTACAACACGCGTCTGTTCAAGGAAAAAGGCTGGGCGGCGCCGACCTCGTGGATGGACATGGCCGATCCGCGCTTCAAGGACAAACTGGTGTTCCAGTCGATGGCGTCTTCGACCTTCGGTCTGCACGGTTTCCTGATGTTCAACCGGATTCAGGGCGGCAGCGAAACCGACGTCGAGCCGGGCTTCAAGGCATGGCCGAACACCGTCGGGCGCAACGTGCTGGAATACATTCCGAGCTCGGCGAAGATTTCCGAAATGCTCCAGACCGACGAAGCCGCGCTGTTCCCGTTGACCCCGACCCAGGTCACCGCACTCAAACTCAAAGGCATGCCGGTGGAATACGCGCAGCCTAAAGAAGGCGCCGTGGTACTCAACGTGGCCGAGTGCGCCATCGCCAATAACACTCAACCGGAACTGGCGCAGAAGCTCGCTGCTTTCCTGCTGACACCGGAAGCACAAGCCGCCGCGCTTGAAGATGGCGACCAGATCCCGTCCAACCCCAATACCCCGACCACCGACAAGACCCGTGGTCAGGTCGAGGCAATGAAGCAGTATCTGACCACTGCGATTGCGATCGATTGGGACCAGGTCAACGAACAGCGTCCGGCGTGGAATGCGCGCTGGAATCGCAGCATCGAACGCTAGATCATCAGGCATGACGCACTCTCTGCAGTAGCTGGCCAACGCTGCTGCAGGAGTACGCGTCGCAGTAGTCGATTTATTCACCGTTTGGTTAAACTACGCCGCGGCAGCTCGAGGGAGTCTGCCTGACGACGACGGGGTAACCTCACAGTGGCCATTCGACCGCCCAACCATTCGCCACGACCGCCACGCTGGCCGATGCTGCGCCGCTTGTTCGGCAAGGCGTTCGCTGCACCTGCCAGCTGCACCGCCACAGGTCGAGTGATTCACGACTACTTCCGTCACCAGGCCCACGCTCAGGGCTACACCCTCAGCCACAGCCAGCAACGGGTAATCGACTGCATGGCGCAGCACGCCTCGGTCCTGCTCGGCACCTCGAAAAAAACCCTCCCGGGCCTGTATTTGCATGGTGCGGTCGGTCGCGGCAAGAGCTGGCTGCTCGACGGTTTTTTCCAGGCCATTCCGATTGCCGGAAAACAGCGCCTGCACTTCCATGAATTTTTTGCCCGGCTGCATCAGGGCATGTTCACCCATCGTGATCATCCCGATGCGCTGGGCGTTACCCTCGATACGCTGCTAAGCGACTGCCGTGTGCTGTGTTTCGACGAGTTCCATGTCCACGACATCGGCGATGCGATGCTCATCACCCGGCTGTTCAAGGCCCTGTTTCGCCGCGGCATCCTGCTGTTGGTGACCTCCAATTACTCGCCGGAAGGTTTGTTGCCCAACCCGCTCTACCACGCGCGTTTCAAACCGGTGATCGACTTGATCCATGCGCGCATGCAAGTCATGGAGGTTGGTGGGCCACACGACTACCGCAGCCAGATGAGAACCCACGCGCATCAGCTGTTTACCCAGGGCCGGTACGTCTGGCCGGGCTCGGTGGCGCAACGTCAGGCGCTGGAATTGCCCGAACGTGACACGTCACCCCTGCAGTTGCCGGTCGGCACCCGCCACCTCCCCGCGCGATATTGCAACGAACGCACCATCGGTTTTACCTTCGCCGACCTGTGCGAACACCCCACGGCGGTCATGGATTATCTAGAGTTGTGCCGGCGTTTCGACCGCTGGATCATCGACGCCCTGCCGAACCTTGCAGACTGCTCGATCGCGGCGCAGCAGCGTTTCATCAATTTGATCGACGTTTTGTACGATCAGGACAAACACCTGACGTTGCTTGGCCAGCAGTCGTTGTGCGAGAGCCTGGCCGGCGATGCGATAGACCTGGCGCGTACGCGCAGCCGGTTGGGGCAGTTGGTGGAAGTGCGCGAGCCATAGTTTTTGTGGTGCCGCCCCGGCCCCTTCGCGAGCAGGCCGAACAGATTTACCGGTATCATGCCGCCCGCGCCCTTCCCTTGATCAATAGCGAACCCGCCCATGGATACCCTCGCCCAATTGCGCGCCGGTCAACTGACAGGCATCACCCGTCTGGATCTGGCCTGCGGCCTGACTGAATTTCCACGAGAAATCTTCGACCTCGCGGACTCGCTGGAAGTGCTCAATCTCAGCGGCAACGCCTTGAGCAGCCTGCCCGACGACCTGCATCGCCTGACCCGTTTGCGTGTGCTGTTTTGTTCGGACAACCTGTTCACCGAACTGCCGGCCTGCATCGGTCAATGCGCCGCGCTGACGATGATCGGCTTCAAGGCCAATGCGATTGAAAAGGTGCCCGCCGAAGCGTTGCCGCCATTACTGCGCTGGCTGATCCTGACCGATAACCGCATCGTCGAACTGCCCGAAGAACTGGGTAATCGGCCGTACCTGCAAAAGCTCATGCTTGCCGGCAACTGCTTGCAGCGCCTGCCCGAGCGCCTGAGTCAGTGCCATCGACTCGAGCTGATTCGCATTGCCGCCAACCAGTTGACCGAACTTCCCGAGTGGTTGCTGACCCTGCCAAGCCTGACCTGGCTGGCTTATGCCGGTAACCCGCTGGAAACCGAAGCGGATGTGGCTGCGCTCGATGCCACGACGAGCATTGCATGGACCGAGTTGCGCCTGGAACAGCAACTGGGCGAAGGCGCTTCAGGGGTGATTCATCGCGCCACATGGGCACGGCCAGGCCAAGCGGCCACCGCCGTCGCGGTGAAACTCTACAAAGGTGAAATGACCAGCGACGGCTCGCCACTGCACGAAATGAACGCCTGCATAACAGCCGGCCTTCATCCCAATCTGATTCGGGTCGAAGGCCGCATCGCCGATCATCCCGAGCAGCAGGCCGGACTGGTGATGCAACTGATCGATCCGAGCTATCGCAACCTGGCTGCACTGCCAAGCCTGGCATCCTGTACCCGTGACGTGTACACCGAGGACACCCGTTTCAGTGCCGACGTCGCGTTGCGCATGGCCTGCGGCATCGCCTCGGTGGCCGAGCATTTGCACGACCAAGGCATCACCCACGGCGACCTCTACGGCCACAATATTTTGTGGAACGAGCACGGGGATTGTCTGCTGGGGGACTTCGGCGCGGCGTCGTTTCATGCGACCTCCGACAGCCTGGAAAGCCGCGCGCTGCAACGGATCGAAGTGCGGGCATTCGGGGTGTTGCTGGGGGAATTGCTCGAGCGGATCGACTCGGGGTTGAGCGATGCAGAACGTGCCCGACTGGAAGCGTTGCAGCAGCGTTGCTGTCAGCCGGATGTGCTGGCGCGGCCCGGGTTCAGTGAGATTGTGGAATTACTTGATATTCAGTGACCGCTGCGCGGTCAATCGCGGGCGAGCCCGCTCCCACAGGGGACTGTGTTGATCACAAAATAAGTGAACGACACAAAAACCCTTGTGGGAGCGGGCTTGCCCGCGAAGACGGCCTGTCAGGCGACAATGCCGTCAACGCCGGAATGCTTAACCCGCCAGACCCACAAACATGTCCTGCACATCATCATGGTTATCGAGGCCTTCCAGGAACGCCTCGACTTCAGCCATCTGCTCGTCGCTCAAACCGCTGACCGGGTTTTTTGGCTGGTAGCCCAACTTGGCCGACAATACCGTGAAGCCTTGCTCAGGCAGGGCCTTCTGAACCGCGTCCAGGTCTGCAGGCTCGGTCAGGAACAGGGTCGTGCCCTCTTCTTCACCGGGCTCGAAATCCTGGGCACCGGCTTCGATCGCGGCCATTTCCGGATCGGCATCAGGGCTGTCCGGGGACGCTTCGATCATGCCCACATGGTTGAAATCCCACGACACCGAACCGGAAGCGCCCAATTGGCCCTTACGGAACGCCACGCGGATTTCAGCCACGGTGCGGTTGATGTTGTCAGTCACGCATTCAACGATCAGCGGCACCTGATGCGGTGCGAAGCCTTCATACGTCACGCGATGGTATTGCACGGTTTCGCCCAACAGGCCCGCGCCTTTCTTGATCGCGCGATCCAGGGTTTCCTTTGGCATCGAGGCTTTCTTGGCCTGCTCGACCACCAGGCGCAGGTGAGCGTTGGTGGCAGTATCGGCACCGTTACGCGCAGCAATGGTGATTTCTTTCACCAGTTTGCCGAAGATTTTGCCCTTGGCGTTAGATGCCGCTTCTTTGTGTTTAACCTTCCACTGTGCGCCCATTACTCACTCTCTTGATCTATGGCGCCGAGACATCTATTGGCCGACGCATGGCGCAAGTTTATACGGCCTAAAGAAGGCAATCGACCAAAAAATCCACCCGT
This genomic window contains:
- the zapE gene encoding cell division protein ZapE, with product MAIRPPNHSPRPPRWPMLRRLFGKAFAAPASCTATGRVIHDYFRHQAHAQGYTLSHSQQRVIDCMAQHASVLLGTSKKTLPGLYLHGAVGRGKSWLLDGFFQAIPIAGKQRLHFHEFFARLHQGMFTHRDHPDALGVTLDTLLSDCRVLCFDEFHVHDIGDAMLITRLFKALFRRGILLLVTSNYSPEGLLPNPLYHARFKPVIDLIHARMQVMEVGGPHDYRSQMRTHAHQLFTQGRYVWPGSVAQRQALELPERDTSPLQLPVGTRHLPARYCNERTIGFTFADLCEHPTAVMDYLELCRRFDRWIIDALPNLADCSIAAQQRFINLIDVLYDQDKHLTLLGQQSLCESLAGDAIDLARTRSRLGQLVEVREP
- a CDS encoding leucine-rich repeat-containing protein kinase family protein, which produces MDTLAQLRAGQLTGITRLDLACGLTEFPREIFDLADSLEVLNLSGNALSSLPDDLHRLTRLRVLFCSDNLFTELPACIGQCAALTMIGFKANAIEKVPAEALPPLLRWLILTDNRIVELPEELGNRPYLQKLMLAGNCLQRLPERLSQCHRLELIRIAANQLTELPEWLLTLPSLTWLAYAGNPLETEADVAALDATTSIAWTELRLEQQLGEGASGVIHRATWARPGQAATAVAVKLYKGEMTSDGSPLHEMNACITAGLHPNLIRVEGRIADHPEQQAGLVMQLIDPSYRNLAALPSLASCTRDVYTEDTRFSADVALRMACGIASVAEHLHDQGITHGDLYGHNILWNEHGDCLLGDFGAASFHATSDSLESRALQRIEVRAFGVLLGELLERIDSGLSDAERARLEALQQRCCQPDVLARPGFSEIVELLDIQ
- a CDS encoding ABC transporter substrate-binding protein, translating into MNNVKRSALLGFSCLTALLTVTQAQAEPTLYLGMNGGTMERLYADKVLPVFEKANNVKVVIVPGTSADILAKVQASKGNPQMHVMFLDDGIMYRAIAMGLCDKLQDSAPLAQIPAKGRIKDQAVAVSLGVTGLAYNTRLFKEKGWAAPTSWMDMADPRFKDKLVFQSMASSTFGLHGFLMFNRIQGGSETDVEPGFKAWPNTVGRNVLEYIPSSAKISEMLQTDEAALFPLTPTQVTALKLKGMPVEYAQPKEGAVVLNVAECAIANNTQPELAQKLAAFLLTPEAQAAALEDGDQIPSNPNTPTTDKTRGQVEAMKQYLTTAIAIDWDQVNEQRPAWNARWNRSIER
- a CDS encoding YebC/PmpR family DNA-binding transcriptional regulator — its product is MGAQWKVKHKEAASNAKGKIFGKLVKEITIAARNGADTATNAHLRLVVEQAKKASMPKETLDRAIKKGAGLLGETVQYHRVTYEGFAPHQVPLIVECVTDNINRTVAEIRVAFRKGQLGASGSVSWDFNHVGMIEASPDSPDADPEMAAIEAGAQDFEPGEEEGTTLFLTEPADLDAVQKALPEQGFTVLSAKLGYQPKNPVSGLSDEQMAEVEAFLEGLDNHDDVQDMFVGLAG